A region of Moorena producens PAL-8-15-08-1 DNA encodes the following proteins:
- a CDS encoding protein kinase domain-containing protein, translating to MSRLSAQTKPAKALVGGRYKIINQLGAGGFGRTFLAQDIHLPNQPRCVVKHLLPQTAQTATLQMARRLFDREARFLYQLGNHDQIPRLLAHFEEDQQFYLVQELIEGQPLNRELVQGHPCSQEQIINLLTKILQVLAFVHQQQIIHRDIKPSNLIRRQGDDKIVLIDFGAVKQVSSQKINPETGETHLTVSIGTQGYMPHEQLAGRPRFSSDIYAVGMVGIQALTGVHPKNFKENSITSEIDWQHYAKQVSPELAHILDIMVRYDFRDRYRTAAEALEVLASLAKPQLLSEAEEEIPTQEITRESESGMELPIPDIRKLANTTVPSLMITRTQSRTTPQLDPPQPSRGSAPNLTTLSIPQRLVKLGLITVSITMLGVGLLLWKTFLSAQPTGENTDYKTDYKTNYKTEATVTGEQVLEEADQLRKSQQYQEALILYDQAIAKKADFPEAYWGKCYSLNQLQQPEMAVVACNDALHMKLPPPGKPRWGCPMLI from the coding sequence ATGAGCCGCTTATCTGCACAGACAAAACCCGCAAAAGCCCTAGTAGGCGGACGCTACAAAATTATCAACCAACTGGGAGCTGGTGGGTTTGGTCGAACTTTCCTGGCACAAGATATACATTTGCCAAATCAACCCCGATGTGTGGTTAAACATCTTTTGCCCCAAACCGCACAGACGGCAACGCTGCAAATGGCAAGACGCCTTTTCGATAGAGAAGCTCGATTTCTCTACCAGCTAGGTAATCATGACCAGATACCTCGCCTACTGGCACATTTTGAGGAAGATCAGCAGTTTTATCTGGTTCAGGAATTGATTGAAGGACAACCTTTGAATCGAGAACTTGTCCAGGGTCATCCCTGTTCACAAGAGCAAATTATTAATTTATTAACAAAAATTCTACAGGTATTGGCCTTTGTTCATCAACAACAGATTATCCACCGCGATATTAAGCCCTCTAACCTGATCCGCCGCCAAGGGGACGACAAAATCGTGCTGATTGACTTTGGTGCTGTTAAGCAAGTCAGTAGCCAAAAGATTAATCCTGAAACCGGGGAAACTCATTTAACGGTTTCTATAGGTACCCAGGGCTATATGCCCCATGAGCAATTGGCAGGAAGGCCCCGCTTTAGCAGTGATATCTATGCTGTCGGCATGGTTGGTATCCAGGCATTAACTGGGGTTCATCCCAAAAACTTTAAGGAAAATTCTATAACTAGTGAAATTGATTGGCAACACTACGCAAAGCAGGTTAGCCCAGAGTTGGCGCATATTCTTGACATTATGGTGCGCTATGATTTCCGTGACCGTTATCGGACAGCAGCTGAGGCTCTAGAGGTACTGGCTAGTTTAGCAAAACCGCAACTGTTGTCTGAAGCTGAGGAAGAAATCCCTACTCAGGAAATTACCAGGGAAAGCGAGTCTGGGATGGAACTCCCAATTCCGGATATTAGGAAGCTAGCAAACACTACAGTCCCCTCGTTAATGATAACCAGGACTCAAAGTAGAACTACGCCTCAACTTGACCCCCCCCAACCTTCGAGAGGTTCAGCACCTAACCTGACAACACTATCTATTCCGCAACGATTGGTGAAGTTGGGCTTAATTACTGTATCGATAACTATGTTGGGGGTGGGCTTGCTGCTGTGGAAAACGTTTCTATCCGCCCAACCAACTGGTGAAAATACTGACTATAAGACTGACTATAAGACTAACTATAAAACTGAGGCTACGGTTACAGGGGAGCAAGTTTTAGAGGAAGCTGACCAGTTGCGGAAATCTCAACAGTACCAGGAAGCTCTAATACTATATGACCAAGCGATCGCTAAAAAAGCAGATTTTCCGGAAGCCTATTGGGGCAAATGCTACAGTCTGAATCAACTCCAACAGCCGGAGATGGCAGTTGTTGCTTGTAATGATGCCTTACATATGAAGCTTCCCCCACCTGGTAAACCGAGGTGGGGGTGTCCTATGCTAATCTAG
- a CDS encoding IS200/IS605 family accessory protein TnpB-related protein, whose amino-acid sequence MKTPTQIIRTDKWRLNATSEQRLLFTETVKVYRRACRYLVGIIYTHWSKFGNLTADQLTPAVEKLMHQTAKRPSVKYPQFNKAFYKFPSYYRRSALAFAAGQVSSFVTRYREWQAGTRKLPNASPPKLNADTGCYPALYKGQCYKLHRFNQVEIKVFNGSDWVWTTVQITGLRERHQVATNKMLSPSLIFNERACHLSVPFSCKPEKRKPEANVTAVDLGINTTATISVVTHSGTVIHRDFIHPGRDIDRRDKRLKSVSMRASKTMGKGGRLHKGFCSKTYQKCQRINNQISHVVSRRIVEIAEKFNSEAIVFENLKAWKPKGGRKRSNLRQRFHGWLKAKIRDFTLEKWAELGGKVIEVVAAYTSKLAYDGSGIVKRDSGNYALATFSSGKQFNADLNGAYNIGARGVLKLVRRNDNEGRFSKSSGRPPRSWACLCDLWAAASPRLA is encoded by the coding sequence GTGAAAACACCAACTCAGATCATTCGCACCGACAAATGGAGGCTTAACGCAACTAGTGAGCAGCGTCTGCTGTTCACTGAGACGGTTAAAGTCTATCGTCGTGCTTGCAGATACTTGGTTGGTATTATTTACACTCACTGGAGTAAATTCGGGAACTTAACGGCGGATCAGCTGACTCCTGCTGTCGAGAAACTAATGCATCAGACAGCTAAGCGTCCCAGTGTCAAGTATCCTCAGTTCAACAAAGCTTTTTATAAATTTCCCAGCTATTACCGTCGTTCTGCGCTCGCATTTGCGGCGGGTCAAGTTAGTAGTTTTGTGACCCGTTACCGAGAATGGCAAGCAGGCACTAGGAAACTACCTAATGCCAGTCCTCCGAAACTGAATGCTGACACTGGCTGTTACCCAGCTTTATATAAAGGCCAATGCTATAAACTACACCGATTCAATCAAGTCGAAATCAAAGTCTTTAACGGCTCTGACTGGGTCTGGACTACCGTTCAAATTACCGGATTAAGAGAGCGTCATCAGGTGGCAACCAATAAGATGTTGTCACCATCTTTGATATTTAATGAAAGAGCTTGCCATCTGTCAGTTCCGTTTAGTTGCAAGCCAGAAAAACGGAAACCAGAGGCTAATGTAACAGCGGTAGATCTCGGAATTAATACTACTGCAACGATATCGGTTGTAACCCACAGTGGCACTGTAATCCACCGAGATTTCATCCATCCGGGGAGAGACATAGACCGCAGGGACAAGCGACTGAAGTCTGTATCTATGCGTGCATCTAAAACCATGGGGAAGGGTGGCAGACTTCACAAGGGTTTTTGTTCTAAGACCTACCAAAAATGCCAAAGAATCAACAACCAAATCAGTCATGTAGTCTCTAGGCGAATTGTTGAGATTGCTGAAAAGTTTAACTCCGAAGCGATTGTGTTTGAGAACCTTAAGGCATGGAAGCCAAAAGGGGGACGAAAACGGTCTAACCTTCGGCAAAGATTTCACGGATGGCTCAAGGCAAAAATTCGCGATTTTACGCTTGAGAAATGGGCTGAGTTAGGAGGCAAAGTAATAGAGGTTGTTGCAGCATATACCTCAAAGCTTGCCTATGATGGTTCAGGCATTGTTAAACGTGACTCAGGAAATTATGCCCTAGCAACTTTCTCCTCAGGTAAGCAATTCAATGCCGACTTAAACGGTGCTTACAATATCGGCGCTAGAGGTGTGCTTAAACTCGTTCGCAGAAATGACAACGAGGGTCGTTTCAGCAAAAGCTCTGGACGACCGCCTAGAAGCTGGGCTTGTCTGTGTGATTTGTGGGCTGCGGCTAGCCCTAGATTAGCATAG
- the tnpA gene encoding IS200/IS605 family transposase — translation MSTAFRSFAHTVSLIKIHIVFVTKYRHPVITGDIEEDILDLAKSICEKNNCILEDAKADLGTNDHIHLLIDLAPKVSISKLCNTLKTVTSREIRKRYAKELAPYYWKPVFWKRGFSAVSCGGAPLSVLKQYIENQGYDD, via the coding sequence ATGTCAACCGCCTTTCGCTCTTTCGCTCACACTGTTTCGTTAATCAAGATTCACATAGTGTTTGTCACTAAGTACCGCCATCCAGTAATTACTGGGGACATAGAAGAGGACATCTTAGACTTGGCAAAAAGCATCTGCGAGAAAAATAACTGCATCCTTGAGGATGCCAAGGCGGACTTGGGGACAAATGATCATATCCATCTCCTAATTGATTTAGCCCCTAAGGTATCAATTTCCAAGCTTTGCAACACCCTTAAGACAGTGACCAGTAGAGAGATTAGAAAAAGATACGCAAAAGAATTGGCTCCCTATTACTGGAAGCCAGTCTTCTGGAAAAGGGGATTTAGTGCTGTTTCTTGTGGAGGAGCCCCCCTTTCGGTTCTAAAGCAATATATAGAAAACCAAGGTTACGACGATTGA
- a CDS encoding tetratricopeptide repeat protein, with translation MIDLLLNPHLDEVGECVAFLFKPNYPEAVWSLGQAFDQQQRSVEALRLYNQALTLKPDLTEAWLSQGITLQKLGRSVEAITALEKAIALQRNLADAWMTKGEAQMTLGRFNQAITSLNKALQIEPNHRNALKLRQQARQKLQP, from the coding sequence TTGATTGACTTGCTCCTTAACCCCCACCTGGACGAGGTGGGGGAATGCGTCGCATTTTTGTTCAAACCTAACTATCCAGAAGCTGTGTGGAGCCTTGGTCAAGCCTTTGACCAACAGCAACGGTCTGTAGAAGCCCTTAGACTCTATAACCAAGCCCTTACCCTCAAGCCAGATTTAACGGAAGCTTGGCTTTCACAGGGAATAACCCTCCAAAAGTTGGGTCGTTCTGTTGAGGCGATTACGGCTTTGGAGAAAGCGATCGCACTTCAACGAAATTTGGCAGACGCTTGGATGACTAAGGGGGAAGCTCAGATGACACTAGGACGCTTTAATCAGGCAATCACTTCTTTAAATAAGGCACTCCAGATTGAACCTAACCACCGGAATGCCCTGAAGCTACGTCAGCAGGCACGGCAGAAACTGCAACCCTAA
- the chlP gene encoding geranylgeranyl reductase, with amino-acid sequence MPALRVAVVGSGPAGSSAAETLAKAGIETYLFERKLDNAKPCGGAIPLCMVSEFDLPPEIIDRQVRNMKMISPSDVEVDIHIEKEHEYIGMCRREVLDGFMRNRAAELGANLINGTVYKLDIPTSNSQPYTIYYSDHSDGSVKGIHKTLKVDVVIGADGANSRVAKAIDAGDYNYAIAFQERISLPDNMMNYYQDLAEMYVGNDVSPDFYAWVFPKYDHVAVGTGTMRVNQSLIKKLQAGIRARAAKKLVGGKIIKVEAHPIPEHPRPRRVVGRVALVGDAAGTVTKSSGEGIYFAAKSARMCAETIVETSNGGSRIPTESDLKLYLKRWDKKYGMTYKVLDILQRVFYNSDASREAFVEMCADKDVQRLTFDSYLYKTVVPANPLIQMKITAKTIGSLLRGNALAP; translated from the coding sequence ATGCCAGCACTAAGGGTTGCAGTAGTTGGTTCGGGACCAGCAGGTTCTTCTGCTGCCGAGACGTTAGCTAAAGCAGGAATCGAAACCTATTTGTTTGAGCGTAAGCTGGACAATGCTAAGCCCTGTGGTGGTGCGATTCCACTATGTATGGTGAGTGAGTTTGACCTGCCACCAGAAATTATTGACCGGCAAGTGAGAAACATGAAGATGATCTCACCGTCTGATGTTGAAGTTGATATCCATATAGAAAAGGAACACGAATATATTGGGATGTGCCGTCGCGAGGTGCTTGATGGGTTCATGCGCAATCGTGCGGCTGAGTTGGGGGCTAACTTAATTAATGGCACCGTTTATAAACTCGATATTCCCACCAGTAACTCTCAACCCTATACCATCTATTATTCTGACCATTCTGATGGCAGTGTCAAGGGAATCCACAAAACCTTGAAAGTAGATGTGGTGATTGGAGCTGATGGGGCAAATTCCCGGGTTGCCAAAGCAATTGATGCTGGGGATTACAATTATGCGATCGCTTTCCAAGAGCGCATCAGTCTGCCAGATAACATGATGAATTACTACCAAGACCTGGCAGAAATGTATGTGGGCAATGATGTCTCTCCTGATTTCTACGCTTGGGTCTTCCCTAAATACGACCACGTTGCCGTTGGAACCGGCACTATGAGGGTAAACCAATCCCTGATCAAAAAGCTACAAGCAGGGATTCGTGCCCGTGCGGCTAAAAAACTTGTGGGTGGCAAAATCATCAAAGTGGAAGCCCATCCTATTCCTGAGCATCCCAGACCTAGACGTGTAGTTGGTCGGGTAGCTTTGGTAGGTGATGCTGCTGGAACAGTCACTAAATCCTCTGGAGAAGGGATTTACTTTGCGGCTAAATCAGCTCGCATGTGTGCTGAAACCATTGTGGAAACCTCTAACGGTGGTAGCCGTATCCCCACAGAGAGTGACCTCAAGCTTTACCTGAAGCGCTGGGATAAGAAATACGGCATGACCTACAAAGTCCTAGATATTCTACAACGAGTTTTCTATAACTCCGATGCTAGCCGAGAAGCCTTTGTAGAGATGTGTGCTGACAAGGATGTGCAGCGGCTGACTTTCGATAGCTATCTCTATAAAACCGTTGTACCTGCTAATCCTCTTATCCAAATGAAGATTACAGCGAAGACAATTGGTAGCTTGTTGCGGGGCAATGCTTTGGCTCCCTAG
- a CDS encoding response regulator transcription factor has protein sequence MPRILVIDDDPAISELVTINLEMAGYDVSQAMDGIKGQALALQLQPDLIMLDLMLPKVDGFTVCQRLRRDERTSDIPVLMLTALGQTQDKVEGFNAGADDYLTKPFELEEMLARVRALLRRTDRIPQAAKHTEILNYGPLTLVPERFEAIWFDKTVKLTHLEFELLHCLLQRHGQTVSPSEILKEVWGYDPDDDIETIRVHIRHLRTKLEPDPRHPKYIKTVYGAGYCLELPNTEKTLEVNSATA, from the coding sequence ATGCCCCGGATACTGGTCATCGATGACGACCCCGCAATTTCAGAATTAGTCACCATCAATTTGGAGATGGCTGGCTACGATGTTAGTCAAGCAATGGATGGCATCAAGGGTCAGGCTCTAGCTCTGCAACTGCAGCCAGACCTGATTATGCTAGACTTGATGCTACCCAAGGTAGATGGTTTCACCGTCTGCCAACGGTTACGTCGGGATGAACGCACTTCCGATATTCCAGTATTGATGTTGACTGCCCTAGGTCAAACCCAAGATAAGGTAGAAGGCTTTAATGCTGGTGCCGATGATTATCTCACCAAACCCTTTGAACTCGAAGAAATGCTGGCGCGAGTGCGAGCATTACTACGGCGCACAGACCGAATTCCCCAAGCTGCTAAGCATACGGAAATCCTGAACTATGGTCCTTTGACCCTGGTTCCAGAAAGGTTTGAGGCGATTTGGTTTGATAAAACCGTGAAACTGACCCATCTGGAGTTTGAACTACTGCACTGTTTACTCCAGCGCCATGGTCAAACTGTTTCTCCCAGCGAAATCCTTAAAGAGGTTTGGGGGTATGACCCTGACGATGATATCGAAACCATTCGAGTACATATTCGTCACCTGAGAACCAAGCTAGAACCTGATCCCCGCCATCCTAAGTACATCAAAACCGTTTATGGAGCAGGTTATTGCTTAGAGTTGCCCAATACAGAAAAGACCCTAGAAGTGAATTCGGCGACTGCCTAG
- a CDS encoding acyl-CoA desaturase: MTIATSDNLRLDWVVITYMAFIHLAALFALLPSNFNWTAVGLMIFFHWVTGGLGVTLGWHRLVTHRSFQTPKWLEYFLVLCGTISCQGGVIDWVGLHRIHHLHSDTQPDPHDSHQGFWWSHMAWMLHKIPADQDIPKFTKDISEDRVYQFLDKYFVLIQVVLGLLLYALGGWPFVVWGIFVRLVLVFHCTWFVNSATHKFGYRTYESKDSSKNCWWVALLTYGEGWHNNHHAYQYSARHGIKWWEIDLTWMTIQFLQQLGLAKNVKLISPEQT, encoded by the coding sequence ATGACAATTGCTACTTCAGATAATCTTCGTTTAGATTGGGTCGTTATTACCTATATGGCCTTTATTCACCTAGCAGCGCTGTTTGCCTTACTTCCGAGCAACTTTAACTGGACAGCAGTGGGCTTAATGATCTTTTTCCACTGGGTGACAGGGGGCTTGGGGGTAACTCTGGGATGGCATCGCTTAGTGACCCACCGCAGTTTTCAGACACCCAAGTGGTTAGAATACTTCCTAGTTTTATGTGGTACCATTTCCTGTCAAGGAGGAGTGATCGATTGGGTAGGACTACATCGCATCCATCATTTGCACTCTGACACCCAACCGGATCCTCATGACTCCCATCAAGGGTTTTGGTGGAGTCACATGGCTTGGATGTTGCATAAAATTCCTGCTGATCAGGACATTCCTAAATTCACGAAAGATATTTCTGAAGATCGGGTTTATCAGTTTTTGGACAAGTATTTTGTGCTTATTCAAGTGGTTCTAGGACTGTTGCTGTATGCCCTCGGTGGCTGGCCATTTGTGGTGTGGGGGATTTTTGTGCGCCTAGTGCTTGTGTTTCACTGTACCTGGTTTGTCAACAGTGCTACTCACAAATTTGGTTATCGCACCTATGAGTCTAAAGATAGCTCAAAAAACTGTTGGTGGGTAGCCCTACTCACCTATGGTGAAGGCTGGCACAACAATCACCATGCTTATCAGTATTCTGCAAGGCATGGCATTAAATGGTGGGAAATTGACCTGACTTGGATGACGATTCAGTTCCTACAACAGCTGGGTTTAGCCAAAAACGTGAAACTGATTAGTCCTGAACAGACGTAA
- a CDS encoding aminotransferase class I/II-fold pyridoxal phosphate-dependent enzyme, with protein sequence MNSSQRLQAAEKALFPIFYGIDTAVKQNLKKVLNSFRAHRVGVHHFASVSGYGHDDLGRKTLDMVFADVMEAESAAVRVQFVSGTHAIASCLFGVLRPGDEMLGIAGAPYDTLEEVIGLRGDGQGSLLEFGIRYRQLSLTSDGSLDWSALATAVGENTRLVFIQRSCGYSWRKSLSISEIEKIVKLVKQQNPDTICFVDNCYGEFVEEQEPTAVGADLMAGSLIKNPGGTIATAGGYVAGKADLVEAATCRLTAPGIGSSGGATFDQNRLLFQGLFLAPQMVGEALKGSHLIAHTLSELGYPVNPPPMVPRRDVIQAVELGSPEKLIAFCRAIQQHSPVGSYLDPVPAAMPGYESQLVMAGGTFIDGSTSEFSADGPLKEPYIVFCQGGTHWTHIAIALEAAIEAIGTPDS encoded by the coding sequence ATGAACAGCTCTCAAAGGCTGCAAGCAGCAGAAAAAGCACTATTTCCGATCTTTTATGGTATTGACACCGCCGTCAAGCAAAATCTCAAAAAGGTACTGAATTCTTTTCGAGCACATCGTGTAGGAGTGCATCACTTTGCTAGTGTTTCAGGCTATGGTCATGATGATTTAGGACGGAAAACTCTCGACATGGTATTTGCTGATGTCATGGAAGCTGAATCGGCGGCTGTTCGCGTACAATTTGTATCCGGAACCCATGCGATCGCATCTTGCCTGTTTGGGGTATTGCGTCCTGGTGATGAAATGCTAGGGATTGCCGGTGCCCCTTACGATACCTTGGAAGAGGTGATTGGTTTACGGGGTGATGGTCAAGGTTCCCTACTAGAATTTGGGATTCGTTACCGCCAGTTGTCCCTAACTAGTGACGGAAGTTTGGATTGGTCAGCCTTGGCAACAGCGGTGGGAGAGAACACCCGTCTGGTTTTCATTCAGCGTTCCTGTGGGTATTCTTGGCGAAAGAGTCTTTCAATATCAGAAATAGAAAAAATTGTCAAGCTTGTCAAACAACAAAATCCTGATACTATCTGTTTTGTCGATAACTGTTACGGGGAATTTGTAGAAGAACAAGAACCGACAGCAGTAGGAGCAGATTTAATGGCGGGTTCCTTGATTAAAAATCCTGGGGGAACGATTGCTACTGCTGGAGGCTATGTGGCTGGAAAAGCTGACTTAGTTGAAGCGGCGACCTGTCGTCTGACTGCTCCAGGGATTGGTAGTTCAGGTGGGGCAACTTTCGATCAGAATCGATTGCTGTTTCAAGGATTATTCCTAGCTCCCCAAATGGTTGGTGAAGCCCTCAAAGGGAGTCATTTAATCGCTCATACTCTTTCAGAACTGGGTTATCCGGTCAATCCCCCACCGATGGTACCCCGTCGGGATGTGATTCAAGCCGTTGAGTTGGGTTCACCAGAGAAATTAATTGCTTTCTGTCGAGCGATACAACAGCATTCTCCCGTAGGTTCCTACCTCGACCCTGTCCCAGCCGCAATGCCGGGTTATGAGAGTCAGTTAGTGATGGCTGGGGGGACTTTTATTGATGGCAGTACCTCAGAATTTTCTGCCGATGGTCCGCTTAAGGAGCCTTATATTGTGTTTTGTCAGGGAGGAACCCATTGGACTCATATTGCGATCGCATTAGAAGCTGCCATTGAAGCCATCGGAACACCTGATAGCTGA
- a CDS encoding tetratricopeptide repeat protein gives MVVDSELEAMEAEFYYRGIDKIRQGDLNEAIEEFDKALEINPNFAEAYYKRAMARFDLGDQQGAIADYTQALQINSESIEVYFGRGLARLALGDATGAIEDANQILKINPNQPAACKLQGSAYRKLGDNQAAIASFKQAAQLYLDQKDKLNCRRCLESINQIQQQQLLALGRAQTNDFCNQAINKVNTGKYREALEDFNWLLEVDPKNAQAYCYRGIVHCKLRNYSRAIQDLGQAMELNPQDAQVRYHRGLLRIELGDYRGAIDDLSKLLQSNPENRDVLIHRGNAYIQMGDYRQAIEDYSRVITLKPNDAQSYRYRATAREKFEDLRGAFEDYQQAANLYFDQQDWTNYRKLLDKLKQLQPLQLTEGSSNQESQAPSNTKPSRELQQRLLRLVGGQSDIATRLLDLAKGKYPGMPEKWYWEKVIKDLER, from the coding sequence ATGGTAGTTGATTCAGAGTTAGAAGCAATGGAAGCAGAGTTTTACTACCGAGGAATAGATAAAATTCGTCAAGGAGACTTGAACGAAGCAATTGAGGAATTTGATAAAGCCTTAGAGATTAATCCGAACTTCGCCGAAGCCTACTATAAACGAGCTATGGCTCGCTTTGACTTAGGGGATCAACAAGGTGCGATCGCCGATTATACTCAGGCTTTACAAATCAATTCTGAAAGTATTGAAGTTTATTTCGGGCGGGGTTTGGCTCGATTGGCACTCGGAGATGCCACTGGAGCAATAGAAGATGCCAATCAAATACTTAAAATTAATCCTAACCAGCCTGCTGCTTGTAAGCTTCAAGGTAGTGCCTACCGTAAGTTAGGAGATAATCAGGCTGCGATCGCATCATTTAAACAAGCAGCTCAGCTCTACCTAGACCAAAAAGATAAATTAAATTGTCGTCGTTGTCTTGAGAGTATCAATCAAATTCAACAACAGCAACTATTAGCGTTGGGTCGAGCCCAGACTAACGATTTTTGCAATCAAGCAATAAATAAAGTTAACACAGGTAAGTACCGAGAAGCCTTGGAGGATTTCAACTGGCTGCTTGAGGTTGACCCCAAAAATGCTCAAGCCTATTGCTATCGAGGTATTGTTCACTGCAAACTTCGTAATTACAGCAGAGCAATTCAAGACCTTGGTCAAGCTATGGAACTAAATCCCCAAGATGCTCAGGTCCGTTACCATCGAGGATTACTCCGCATTGAACTGGGAGATTACCGGGGAGCTATTGATGACTTGAGCAAGTTACTACAAAGCAATCCGGAAAATCGGGATGTCTTGATTCATCGGGGTAATGCCTATATCCAGATGGGAGACTATCGGCAAGCCATCGAAGATTATTCCCGAGTTATTACTCTTAAACCCAATGATGCTCAATCATATCGTTATCGGGCAACCGCTCGTGAAAAGTTTGAGGATCTACGGGGAGCATTTGAAGATTATCAACAAGCGGCAAATCTGTATTTCGATCAACAAGACTGGACTAATTATCGGAAACTGCTCGATAAACTCAAACAGCTACAGCCATTACAACTGACCGAGGGGTCGAGCAATCAAGAATCACAAGCACCATCAAATACCAAACCTAGTAGGGAGTTGCAACAAAGACTACTGAGACTGGTAGGAGGACAATCCGATATCGCAACACGCCTACTTGACTTGGCTAAGGGGAAATACCCAGGGATGCCAGAAAAGTGGTATTGGGAGAAGGTGATCAAGGATTTAGAACGATAG
- a CDS encoding S8 family serine peptidase has protein sequence MKTPIQKTLVWLLGGLSISGVIAPALGLDTSISEAGINVYRLHQPPYNLTGRKIAIGQVEIGRPGLFGKDKAAVKNRTVTPAGVFYRNTPAQPNTHVDEHAAMVAAVMVSRDKGLRGVAPDAKLYASAVGSLSRSGQPEECLAAQHIAQQNGSDVRAINFSFGESLQRDRREEAVLDGNALLTLCIDWSARVHDVLYVIAGNQGKGGIPIPTDNFNGINAAYTAKRQGVFNKVDFANLSALPVGIGRRLIRQEINVGARRSINLVAPGNKISLYDLKGKVTKVSGTSFAAPHITGVVALLQEFGDSALRKLRSRQQKLFLMQSLRAETSNTGLHRLWMNWSTDSRRHEVMKAVLLNSADKIQDLGDGMLLGMSRTIRAKDNHHWLESDAYQDPKIPLDMQMGTGHLNGFRAYQQFKLGQWSPSGIGVPPVGWDYRTVEKSSYRDYVLTKPLAEGSFISLTLAWDRLVELEDQNNNDAYDVGERFSDRGLNNLDLYLMPVGEEDTTKSVCASISEADAVEHIFCQVPAPGRYKIRVQYQQQVNQPSQAYALAWWTVPDAQ, from the coding sequence ATGAAAACTCCGATCCAAAAAACACTGGTATGGCTATTGGGTGGTTTAAGCATCTCAGGGGTAATCGCCCCAGCCTTGGGATTAGATACATCAATCTCAGAAGCTGGTATTAATGTCTATCGGTTACACCAACCTCCCTATAATTTAACCGGTCGCAAAATTGCCATTGGGCAAGTAGAAATTGGTAGACCTGGATTATTTGGTAAGGATAAAGCCGCTGTCAAGAATCGGACAGTAACTCCTGCAGGAGTTTTTTATCGCAACACCCCAGCACAACCTAATACCCATGTTGATGAACATGCGGCTATGGTAGCCGCTGTGATGGTTAGTCGAGACAAAGGGTTGCGGGGAGTAGCACCTGATGCAAAACTCTACGCTTCAGCAGTTGGCTCCCTGTCTAGGAGTGGACAACCAGAAGAGTGCCTGGCGGCTCAGCATATTGCTCAGCAAAATGGCTCAGATGTGCGGGCAATTAATTTTAGTTTTGGTGAATCCCTACAGCGGGACCGCAGGGAGGAAGCGGTGCTGGATGGCAATGCGCTGTTAACTCTATGTATCGATTGGTCAGCTAGGGTGCATGATGTCTTGTATGTGATTGCTGGCAACCAAGGGAAAGGGGGCATTCCGATCCCGACAGATAATTTTAATGGTATCAATGCAGCATACACAGCCAAGCGTCAGGGAGTTTTTAATAAAGTAGACTTTGCTAACTTGAGTGCTTTACCAGTTGGTATTGGTCGTCGTCTGATTCGGCAAGAAATTAATGTTGGTGCCCGCCGCTCGATTAATTTGGTAGCTCCTGGCAACAAGATATCGTTGTATGACCTCAAAGGTAAAGTGACTAAGGTCAGTGGTACCAGTTTTGCTGCTCCCCATATCACTGGTGTTGTAGCATTGCTACAGGAATTTGGTGATTCCGCTTTGCGCAAGCTGCGCTCAAGACAACAAAAACTATTCTTGATGCAGTCCCTCAGAGCGGAAACCTCCAATACCGGGCTGCATCGCTTGTGGATGAATTGGAGTACAGATTCCCGACGCCATGAAGTAATGAAGGCAGTGTTGCTTAATTCTGCTGACAAAATCCAAGATCTCGGTGATGGCATGCTACTAGGCATGAGCCGCACGATTCGGGCAAAGGATAATCACCACTGGTTAGAGTCTGATGCTTACCAAGACCCCAAAATTCCTCTGGATATGCAGATGGGGACAGGACATCTCAATGGGTTTCGAGCTTACCAGCAATTTAAACTCGGTCAATGGAGCCCCAGTGGCATTGGAGTGCCACCAGTAGGTTGGGATTACCGTACTGTAGAGAAATCATCTTATCGGGACTATGTCTTAACAAAACCCCTAGCAGAAGGAAGTTTTATCTCCTTAACTCTGGCTTGGGACCGTTTGGTAGAGTTAGAGGATCAGAATAATAATGATGCTTATGATGTTGGGGAGCGTTTTAGCGATCGCGGTTTGAATAATCTTGACCTCTATTTAATGCCAGTCGGAGAAGAGGACACTACCAAAAGTGTCTGTGCTTCTATCAGTGAAGCGGATGCTGTGGAACATATTTTCTGCCAAGTCCCTGCTCCGGGTCGCTATAAAATTCGGGTTCAGTATCAACAACAGGTTAATCAGCCGTCTCAAGCTTATGCTTTAGCTTGGTGGACAGTTCCAGATGCCCAATGA